The Dehalobacter sp. DCM sequence TTTATACCACGATAAGTCCGGAGTCCATTGAGGTGCCGATTCAGTAATTAATATATCGTATATTTTGTTTATTTTACTAAGTTAACTGTGTCTCTGCCTTTATATAGTATTCTTCTGATTTCCATCACATTATCAATAACAACATAGAAGACAGTAAAATTATCAATATAAATCCGGTAATACGGATTTTTTCTTTTCCTCTTCGATTGAAATGGCTGGAAAGATAAGGGACAATGAAGTCTTTCAGTAATTACGTTTTCAACCCGATTGATAAACTTTTCTGCAGCATCGGTATTATGGAGCGTAAATACCAAATAATCAACAATTTCATTAAGGTCCGCTTCGAATCTGGGAATATACCTTAAAGAATACTTATCTTCCGTCATGGATCCTGCCTCTCACCTTGGAGAAAACCTCATCGTGCGTATGCCGGATATTTGTTGAAGCCGCTTCTTTATCCGCCTCATCAAGTTTCATTTCGATATCATCAGTTAATTCTGCGTATTTTTCTAAGCTTAACACTACCATCGAGCCATATCCGTTTTTCGTTAAATAAACAGGCTCACCTTCTCGAACAACTAATTCTTCAATTTCCGGAAATTTATTTCTCAGATCTGAAACAGGTCTGATATGAATCACATTGCTGCCCCCTTTCGCATTCTTTTATCATTATATTATCATCATTTTATCACGGCAACAACATAATATGCCAAAATAATTTAAAATGAAATAGTTGATTATTTTCTTTAAGTTGGTCCGAGGGATTTTATGGTATAATTAAGGAGATAATTAAGTCTATACTGCAAATACAACAAAGGAGAAACGCGTTTATGTTACGGCAATTAAATCCGGTCCTTGTCCTGAAGGTGGAGGGCAAGGAATAACTACCCTGAACCCCTCCAAAAAAAGAGCCATTTACTATTTATTTTGGAGGAACTATGGATTATCATCATTTAAATATGGAATATCATCATTTAAAAGAATATGGATTAACTGACTATTTTATCCGGCAAGCA is a genomic window containing:
- a CDS encoding type II toxin-antitoxin system RelE/ParE family toxin, which encodes MTEDKYSLRYIPRFEADLNEIVDYLVFTLHNTDAAEKFINRVENVITERLHCPLSFQPFQSKRKRKNPYYRIYIDNFTVFYVVIDNVMEIRRILYKGRDTVNLVK
- a CDS encoding type II toxin-antitoxin system Phd/YefM family antitoxin; its protein translation is MIHIRPVSDLRNKFPEIEELVVREGEPVYLTKNGYGSMVVLSLEKYAELTDDIEMKLDEADKEAASTNIRHTHDEVFSKVRGRIHDGR